A stretch of Channa argus isolate prfri chromosome 16, Channa argus male v1.0, whole genome shotgun sequence DNA encodes these proteins:
- the eml5 gene encoding echinoderm microtubule-associated protein-like 5 isoform X5, producing MADRTAPNCHLRLEWVYGYRGHQCRNNLYYTAAKEIVYFVAGVGVVYNTREHKQKFYLGHNDDIISLALHPEHVLVATGQVGKEPYICVWDSYTVQTVSILKDVHTHGIACLAFDLEGQCLVSVGLDSKNTICVWDWKRGRVLAAAPGHTDRIFDISWDLYQPSKLVSCGVKHIKFWSLCGNALTPKRGVFGKTGDLQTILCLACAKDEVTYSGALNGDIYVWKGINLMRMVQGAHGSGIFSMNACEEGFATGGRDGCVRLWDHNFKPITVIDLRETDQGYKGLSVRSVCWRGDHILVGTQDSEIFEVVVHDRNKPFLIMQGHCEGELWALAVHPTKPLAMTGSDDRSVRIWSLIDHALIARCNMEEPIRCAAVSTDGIHLALGMKDGSFTVLRVRDMTEVVHIKDRKEAIHELKYSPDGANLAVGSNDNSVDIYGVVQRYKKVGECIGSTSFITHMDWSTDSKYLQTNDGGGRRLFYRMPSGKEVTNREELKLVQWASWTCVLGPEVNGIWPKYSDINDINSVDANFNNQVLVTADDYGLVKLLRYPCVKKGAKFKKYLGHSAHITNARWSHDYQWVITIGGVDHSVFQWKFVPERKSKEALHIAPQESLADSNSEESDSDQSDVPEMDSEIEQETQLTYRRQVYKEDLPQLKEQCKEKHRATAMKKRERAPGNGVKLHFIHGYRGYDCRSNLFYTQTGEIVYHVAAIGVVYNRQQNTQRFYMGHDDDILCLAIHPLKDFVATGQVGRDSSIHIWDTETLKPLSVLKGFHQLGVCALDFSADGKRLASVGLDDNHTIVLWDWRKGEKLSAMRGSKDKIFVVKINPYLPDKLITAGVKHMKFWHKAGGGLIGRKGNMGKMETMMCAVYGWSEEMVFSGTCTGDICIWRDMFLIKTVKAHDGPVFSMHALEKGFVTGGKDGIVALWDDTFERCLKTYAIKRAVLAPGSKGLLLEDNPSIRAISLGHGHILVGTKNGEILEVDKSGPITLLVQGHMEGEVWGLATHPHLPLCATVSDDKTLRIWDLSPSHCMLAVRKLRKGGHCCCFSPDGKALAVGLNDGSFLIVNADTLEDLVSFHHRKDIISDIRFSPGVGKYLAVASGDTFVDIYNVMSSKRVGVCKGCLNYITHMDWDKRGKLLQVNTSAKEQFFFEAPRGKRQTIPATEVEKIDWSTWTCVLGTSVEGIWPVISEVTEVTAACLSNDRKVLATGDDLGYVKLFRYPVKGKYAKFKRYVAHSTHVTNVRWTHDDSLLVTVGGGDTCLMIWAHEPEGHREIKHCESEESDIESEDDGGYDSDVTRENEINYIIKALSTNMRPMTGVKPHLQLKEPSVDERPPVSRALPQPEKLQTNNVGKKKRPIEDLVLELVFGYRGNDCRNNVHYLNEGADIIYHTASIGIVLNLTTSCQSFYVEHSDDILCLTINQHPKFPNVVATGQVGDAGDMSATSPSIHVWDAMTKQTLSVLRCFHAGGVCSVSFSATGKLLLSVGLDPEHTITIWKWQEGAKVASRNGHSQRIFVAEFRPDSDTHFVSVGIKHVRFWTLAGRALLSKKGVLSSIEDARMQTMLSVAFGANNLTFTGTISGDVCVWKEHILIRIVAKAHTGPVFTMYTTLRDGLIVTGGKERPSKEGGALKLWDQELKRCRAFRLETGQIIDCVRSVCRGKGKILVGTRNAEIIEVGEKNAACNILVNGHMDGPIWGLGTHPSRDVFLSAAEDGTVRLWDIPEKKMLNKVNLGHPAYTISYSPEGDMVAIGMKNGEFIILLVASLKIWGKKRDRRSPIQDIRFSPNSRYLAVGSTESAVDFYDLTLGPQLNRINSCRDIPSFVMQMDFSADSSYIQISTGAYKRLVYEVPSGKQVTEQPHIDRITWTTWTSVLGDEVIGIWSRNSDKADVTCACVSHSGLNIVTGDDFGMVKLFDFPCPEKFAKHKRFLGHSAHLTNVRFTNGDRFVVSAGGDDRSLFVWRCIHTPH from the exons tttTGGAGCTTATGTGGCAATGCGCTCACGCCCAAACGTGGCGTTTTTGGCAAAACTGGGGATCTCCAAACTATCCTGTGCCTGGCCTGTGCCAAGGACGAGGTCACATATTCAGGTGCCTTGAATGGTGACATCTATGTGTGGAAAGGGATCAACCTGATGAGAATGGTGCAAGGAGCTCATGGG TCAGGGATTTTCAGCATGAATGCCTGTGAAGAGGGCTTTGCCACTGGAGGCCGAGATGGCTGCGTCCGGCTGTGGGATCACAACTTCAAACCAATTACTGTCATTGATCTCAGGGAAACAGACCAAGGATATAAAG gGCTCTCTGTGCGAAGCGTGTGCTGGCGGGGAGACCACATCCTAGTGGGCACCCAAGACAGTGAGATTTTTGAGGTAGTAGTCCATGACCGCAACAAGCCCTTCCTCATCATGCAGGGTCACTGTGAGGGTGAACTGTGGGCACTGGCCGTGCACCCCACCAAACCTCTGGCCATGACAGGAAGTGATGACCGCTCAGTCAG GATATGGAGCCTTATAGATCATGCGCTAATAGCTCGCTGTAACATGGAGGAGCCAATCCGCTGTGCAGCTGTGAGCACTGATGGCATTCACCTCGCACTGGGAATGAAGGATGGCTCGTTCACTGTGCTGAGAGTCAG AGATATGACAGAGGTGGTCCACATTAAAGACAGGAAAGAGGCCATCCATGAGTTGAAGTACTCCCCTGACGGGGCTAACTTGGCTGTCGGCTCAAATGATAACTCAGTGGACATCTACGGTGTGGTGCAGAGGTACAAGAAAGTGGGAGAGTGCATTGGCTCCACCAGCTTTATCACACACATGGATTGGTCCACTGACAGCAAGTACCTGCAGACAAATGATGGCGGTGGCAGGAGGCTCTTCTACAGAATGCCAA GTGGGAAAGAGGTGACCAACAGGGAGGAGCTGAAGCTTGTGCAGTGGGCTTCATGGACGTGTGTTTTAGGACCTGAAGTGAATGGAATATGGCCCAAATACTCAGATATCAATGACATCAACTCTGTGGATGCCAACTTTAACAATCAAGTCTTAGTAACAGCCGATGACTATGGATTAGTCAAACTTTTACGGTATCCGTGTGTAAAAAAAG gtgcaaagtttaaaaaatatttaggtCATTCAGCCCACATAACCAATGCCAGATGGTCACATGACTACCAGTGGGTCATAACTATTGGTGGTGTGGATCACTCTGTGTTCCAGTGGAAGTTTGTTCCTGAAAGAAAGTCCAAAGAAGCTCTGCATATAGCACCACAAG AGTCCTTAGCAGATTCAAACAGTGAGGAATCAGACTCTGATCAGTCAGATGTACCTGAGATGGATTCAGAAATCGAGCAAGAGACACAGCTCACATATCGAAGACAG GTTTATAAAGAAGATCTACCTCAGCTCAAAGAGCAATGCAAAGAGAAACACCGAGCAACTGCTatgaaaaagagagagcgagCACCAGGGAATGGGGTGAAGCTTCACTTCATTCATGG CTACAGGGGCTATGATTGCAGGAGTAACCTGTTCTACACCCAGACTGGGGAAATAGTCTACCATGTAGCTGCTATTGGGGTGGTGTACAACAGACAGCAGAATACCCAGCGTTTCTATATGGGGCACGATGATGACATCCTCTGTCTGGCAATCCATCCCCTCAAGGACTTTGTAGCAACAGGCCAG gtcGGCAGAGATTCCTCTATCCACATATGGGACACAGAAACTTTAAAACCCCTGTCTGTATTGAAGGGTTTCCACCAACTAGGAGTGTGTGCGCTGGACTTTTCTG CCGATGGCAAACGTCTTGCTTCAGTAGGCCTGGACGACAACCACACCATTGTGCTGTGGGACTGGAGGAAGGGAGAGAAGCTTTCTGCTATGCG GGGAAGCAAGGATAAGATTTTTGTTGTCAAAATAAACCCCTACCTGCCTGACAAGCTCATCACAGCTGGTGTGAAGCATATGAAGTTTTGGCATAAAGCTG GTGGTGGTCTGATTGGACGCAAGGGGAACATGGGGAAGATGGAGACTATGATGTGTGCAGTGTACGGCTGGTCAGAGGAGATGGTGTTTTCAGGCACGTGCACGGGGGACATTTGCATCTGGAGGGACATGTTCCTGATTAAGACTGTCAAAGCTCATGATGGCCCTGTTTTCAGTATGCACGCTTTAGAAAAG GGATTTGTAACTGGAGGAAAGGATGGTATAGTAGCTCTGTGGGATGACACCTTTGAGAGATGCCTCAAGACATATGCCATAAAGAGGGCAGTCCTAGCTCCAGGCTCTAAAG GTTTGCTCTTGGAGGACAATCCCTCCATACGTGCCATATCTCTAGGCCACGGCCACATCTTAGTGGGGACCAAGAATGGCGAGATCTTGGAGGTGGACAAGAGTGGACCAATAACCCTGTTGGTCCAG GGTCACATGGAGGGGGAAGTGTGGGGCCTGGCCACTCATCCCCATCTCCCTCTTTGTGCCACTGTCAGCGATGACAAAACCCTACGCATATGGGACCTTTCACCTAGCCACTGCATGCTTGCTGTACGCAAGCTGAGGAAAG GCGGACattgctgctgcttctctccTGATGGTAAAGCACTGGCGGTGGGCCTGAACGACGGCAGCTTCCTTATTGTAAATGCAGACACCCTGGAGGACCTGGTGTCCTTCCACCACCGCAAGGACATCATCTCTGATATCAGATTCTCTCCAG GTGTTGGGAAGTACCTTGCAGTCGCATCGGGAGACACTTTTGTTGATATTTACAACGTAATGAGCAGCAAGCGTGTTGGGGTTTGCAAAGGATGCCTCAACTACATTACCCATATGGACTGGGATAAGAGAG GAAAACTACTTCAAGTCAACACAAGTGCTaaagagcagttttttttcGAAGCTCCTCGCGGCAAAAGGCAGACTATCCCAGCTACAGAG GTGGAGAAAATCGACTGGAGCACATGGACGTGTGTCCTGGGAACGTCTGTTGAGGGCATCTGGCCTGTGATCAGTGAGGTCACTGAggtgactgctgcctgccttaGTAATGACAGAAAGGTGCTCGCAACAGGAGATGATTTAGGATATGTAAAGCTCTTCAGATATCCTGTCAAG GGGAAGTATGCAAAGTTCAAACGCTACGTGGCCCACAGTACGCATGTTACCAATGTGCGATGGACCCATGATGATAGTCTCTTGGTGACAGTGGGTGGGGGTGACACGTGCCTCATGATCTGGGCCCATGAGCCCGAGGGCCACCGGGAAATCAAACATTGTGAAAGTGAGGAGTCGGACATCGAGAGTGAAGATGATGGAG GTTACGACAGTGATGTGACGAGAGAGAACGAGATCAACTACATCATCAAGGCCTTATCTACCAACATGCGTCCCATGACGGGTGTGAAACCTCACTTGCAGCTGAAAGAGCCCTCTGTGGATGAAAG GCCTCCAGTCAGCAGAGCGCTGCCACAGCCGGAGAAGCTGCAGACCAACAATGTTGGCAAAAAGAAGAGACCCATTGAG GACCTGGTGTTGGAATTGGTGTTTGGTTACCGTGGCAATGACTGTCGTAACAATGTGCACTACCTGAATGAGGGGGCAGACATAATCTACCACACAGCCTCAATTGGCATTGTACTCAACTTAACGACCT CCTGCCAAAGTTTCTATGTAGAACACAGTGACGACATCCTGTGCCTGACAATCAATCAGCATCCGAAATTCCCCAACGTGGTGGCAACTGGCCAAGTAG GTGATGCTGGTGACATGTCAG CTACATCTCCGTCTATTCATGTGTGGGACGCCATGACCAAGCAGACTCTGTCAGTGCTACGCTGTTTCCACGCAGGTGGTGTTTGTTCTGTCAGCTTCAGTGCCACAGGAAAACTCCTGCTATCAGTGGGCTTagaccctgaacacaccatcacCATTTGGAAGTGGCAGGAAG GTGCCAAAGTTGCCAGTCGAAATGGACACAGCCAGAGGATCTTTGTGGCTGAGTTTCGTCCTgattcagacacacactttgtgtcTGTGGGTATCAAGCATGTGCGTTTTTGGACATTAGCTGGTCGAGCTTTGCTGAGCAAGAAAGGGGTGCTGAGCTCCATAGAGGACGCCAGGATGCAGACCATGCTATCTGTAGCATTTGGAGCT aataACTTGACATTTACAGGTACCATAAgtggggatgtgtgtgtgtggaaagaaCACATTCTAATAAGAATAGTGGCCAAAGCTCATACAGGCCCAGTGTTCACCATGTACACCACACTGAGAGATGGTCTCATTGTCACCGGAGGCAAAGAAAGGCC GTCAAAGGAGGGTGGAGCTCTAAAGCTTTGGGACCAGGAGCTCAAACGCTGCAGAGCTTTTCGGTTAGAAACCGGACAAATAATAGACTGCGTTCGGTCTGTCTGCAGAGGAAAA GGTAAAATTCTTGTGGGGACCAGAAATGCAGAGATCATTGAAGTAGGAGAGAAGAACGCAGCGTGCAACATCTTGGTGAATGGACACATGGACGGGCCGATCTGGGGCTTGGGAACCCATCCTTCCagagatgtttttctttctgcagcagAGGATGGTACTGTGCGCCTGTGGGACATCCCAGAGAAG AAGATGCTGAATAAGGTGAACCTGGGCCACCCAGCGTATACAATTAGCTACAGTCCTGAGGGGGACATGGTGGCCATTGGCATGAAGAATGGAGAGTTCATCATTCTGCTGGTTGCCTCACTCAAAATCTGGGGCAAGAAAAGGGACCGGCGCTCTCCTATACAGGATATCAG GTTCAGTCCAAATTCTCGTTATTTGGCAGTGGGCTCCACTGAGAGTGCAGTAGACTTCTACGACCTGACACTTGGCCCACAGTTGAACCGCATCAACAGCTGCAGGGACATCCCTAGTTTTGTTATGCAGATGGACTTTTCTGCTGACAGCTCCTACATCCAG ATATCCACAGGTGCTTATAAACGACTTGTGTATGAGGTGCCATCTGGAAAGCAGGTCACAGAACAGCCCCATATTGACAGGATCACCTGGACCACATGGACTAG TGTGCTTGGGGACGAGGTCATAGGGATCTGGTCCCGTAACTCGGACAAAGCAGACGTTAcctgtgcctgtgtgtctcACTCAGGCCTTAACATTGTTACAGGCGATGACTTTGGAATGGTAAAGCTGTTTGACTTTCCATGTCCAGAGAAGTTT GCCAAACACAAACGCTTTCTGGGCCATTCTGCTCACTTGACAAATGTCCGCTTCACAAATGGAGATCGCTTTGTTGTTAGTGCCGGTGGAGATGACAGAAG CCTCTTTGTGTGGCGGTGCATCCATACTCCTCACTGA